In one window of Methanococcoides methylutens DNA:
- the cfbC gene encoding Ni-sirohydrochlorin a,c-diamide reductive cyclase ATP-dependent reductase subunit has protein sequence MNVHKRIAIYGKGGIGKSSTASNVAAACADEGYKVMIIGCDPKSDSSITLLGGKRIPTILDLLRDGVDVKEEDVVFKGYKGVQCVEVGGPEPGIGCAGRGIIVAIQTLKKISRSLNEMDLIIYDVPGDIVCGGFVAPIRKGLVKEAYVLTSGEYMPLYAANNICRGLAKINTPLSGIICNSRSVSREEEIVTKFAAEIGSELMAFIPKEQIVQDCERDGFSVMEKAPDSNVAQVYRKLARTIMERDSSVMPEALDDDRLRELTK, from the coding sequence ATGAACGTACATAAAAGAATAGCCATCTATGGAAAAGGCGGTATAGGCAAATCCAGTACCGCATCCAACGTTGCAGCTGCCTGTGCAGATGAAGGATACAAGGTAATGATCATCGGGTGTGACCCAAAGAGCGACTCATCCATCACATTACTGGGAGGCAAACGCATCCCAACCATTCTTGACCTTCTGCGTGACGGGGTCGATGTGAAAGAAGAAGATGTTGTCTTCAAAGGCTATAAAGGCGTACAATGTGTCGAGGTCGGCGGTCCTGAACCAGGAATCGGATGTGCCGGACGTGGTATCATCGTTGCTATCCAGACACTCAAGAAGATATCAAGATCACTTAACGAAATGGACCTCATAATCTATGACGTCCCCGGAGATATCGTATGTGGCGGCTTTGTCGCACCTATACGCAAAGGACTTGTGAAGGAAGCCTACGTCCTGACATCCGGCGAATACATGCCACTCTATGCAGCGAACAATATCTGCAGGGGACTCGCAAAGATCAACACCCCACTTAGCGGCATCATCTGCAACTCCCGCAGTGTCAGCCGTGAAGAGGAGATAGTTACAAAGTTCGCAGCAGAGATCGGAAGCGAGCTTATGGCATTCATCCCGAAGGAACAGATCGTACAGGACTGTGAGAGGGATGGTTTCTCTGTTATGGAGAAAGCACCTGATTCCAATGTAGCACAGGTGTATCGCAAACTTGCAAGGACAATCATGGAAAGGGACAGCTCGGTCATGCCGGAAGCCCTTGACGATGATCGCCTACGAGAACTTACAAAGTAA